From the Pongo pygmaeus isolate AG05252 chromosome X, NHGRI_mPonPyg2-v2.0_pri, whole genome shotgun sequence genome, one window contains:
- the LOC129025315 gene encoding uncharacterized protein AH6.3-like, whose translation MAKETHTPVKPKENMKQPIISTKKPTPRTKEKKEKKNSSQQKTNKNGKVEKKIIKVKKPLQRNSRKKTQSPPSCSKKPRITMRPTIFVCHHKQNKTQQKNQKSKHKRQQKIKIRRASPEAAGKSKPSQVTISAASKCRAWIRNVQLATATLGNHQSHKGQI comes from the exons ATGGCTAAGGAGACCCACACACCAGTGAAGcctaaagaaaatatgaaacaacCAATTATAAGCACGAAAAAGCCAACCCCAAGAAccaaagagaagaaggaaaagaagaactcTTCTCAACAAAAGACCAACAAAAATGGCAAG GTGGAGAAGAAAATCATAAAGGTAAAAAAACCCCTTCAAaggaattcaagaaaaaaaactcaaTCACCTCCTTCCTGCTCCAAAAAGCCTAGGATAACAATGAGACCAACAATATTTGTGTGTCACCACAAGCAGAataagacacaacaaaaaaatcagaagagcAAGCAcaaaagacaacagaaaataaaaatcagaagagCAAGCCCAGAAGCCGCTGGCAAAAGCAAACCATCCCAAGTAACCATCTCTGCTGCCAGTAAATGCAGAGCGTGGATCAGAAACGTACAACTAGCAACAGCAACTCTGGGGAATCACCAATCACATAAAGGCCAAATCTGA